In Falco peregrinus isolate bFalPer1 chromosome 9, bFalPer1.pri, whole genome shotgun sequence, the genomic stretch GCAACTCCTGTTCGGACCACCCTGAGACCCTGTCCGTGAGCTCTGCagtctgcaaagcagaaagggattTAAAATCTCTGTCCTGGTGGGTACGAGCTCAGGCATCATCCCTAACCAGGGCAAAGCCAGGCTATGCTGTGTGGCTACAACACAAATGAAACCTGTTGTCTTACAGCAAGCTGGTTGTAGGTATGCGAGTCTCTTTTCTACTGCTGTAGTGCTGAAAAGTCTAAAGCAGAGATCTTAGGGAATTTTGGAGCTTGAGCTCTACAGAGGCTGGAGCTTGTCAAGACAGCAAACCCCCTTTTATAGCACCGGGGAGCTGGGCCACAAGCTCCTAGTGACACAGGGTGGGAAAAGGCACCTCGGAGCATCCCAGGGGGATGCAGCACACGCATCCCCAGCACCGGCTCGCCAGCCACCCGTTTCTCCTTCACTTCCTCACTTTTCCGTAAGACTTTCCCACCCAGAGGCTTCTTTAGTTCCTGAGCTGGAGCGAGCACAGACCTTGAGGTACTTTAGCAGAAAGTGGCCGCAAGATGTCACAGCTGCCTCGCTGAGCTGCGCGGTGCCTGCTCCCGGTGCCGCTATTAGCACACGCTCTTCATCgaggtgtttttttggtttgtttttgtggttttttttgacaAAGCAAGCTTGTTCACTGTGTCCTGGGGAATGCTAGGTGTTGGTGGGTTTAGCTCATTTACAGATTAGCAGTTCGGGGTATAAAATCGAAGATATCTTAGGTGTAGGCACTCCCTCTGCCCCACAAAGTGCAGCCTGCGATCAGTCCTGAGCTGAGCCAGAGGCAGTGCCTAGGTTTGGCTTTGCAAGTGTTCCTTGGTCTTGCCTGGAGTTACTGGGCAAGCACAGATTCTGCATGAACTTCAGTTCCCCTTCACAAGACGGTGTAGCAGACTCAGAACACACTTATCTCAATGTTGTGGACatgaaggtttttttggttttatagtCTATTGtaattttatgggtttttttctgccccagAAAGCTACCCGCTTAGCCTTGCTTAGGGTCCCAGGGGCTGATGCTAATATCAGTTAGCTCTGAAGTACagtgagaaagaagaagaaTGTGATGAGCTTTGCAGGGTACAGCTAGGAGCCTTTTAGGGTGGTCCTTTATAGTCTGCACATTGAATGCCAGACCTAATTCATGGCCTGTGCAAGCAATTGCTATGGATGCTCTGGACAAATAGCACTTTCTTTGACGCCTGCCTGGTTGGTGCCTCTTCCCGACTGGAGCCAGAGTTTCTCATTCAGCATCTGTGCTCCAGGACAACAGGAGGAAAGCTTTGCTTTACTGGccacacaagaaaaagaaaaataactataaAGCAGAGCCGTGGAGTGGAGCAAGGGCAGAAAGGCCCTTGGCAGGTACCTGCAGGAAGGGCTGAGGGGGTGGGAAGAGGTTTGCTCATCATGGCttgtcctccagcagctgctgctgccatgggtCTGGCTGTGTCCCCCGGGGAAGCTGGCGGAGAGCAGAGCCCCACGTGCTGCGTCCCAGGGGCAGCCGGGACAGGGATGACCTCCAGCCCTTTGCCCTCTCCCGCCCAGGGGAGCATGAGAACATCCCGGGGGCCCAGCGGTTCCCAGCCGGCGGAGGGCTTGGCTCAGCTCGGCAGGGACAGCGGGTCCCTGTGAGGAATGGGCTCAGCGGTGGCTGGGAGAGCTGTGTCACCTTTGCCCACAAGCGGTGGCTTAGTATGAGGGTGTCTGGCAAAGGGGCGGGTTTGGTGGGAGCCAGGGAAGGCTCCTGTGACCCGCAGGCTCCATGCGAGGGCTAGGCAGTGCGTGTACGAGTTTCTTGTTTGCCAACTGAACAGAGGAGGGAGAACCCTCTTGTACAGAAACATAACTGAGCCGCAAACACCACAGGCTGGTCCTTGTCTCCTGGTGAGCAGGTGTGGTGGCTGGAGCACCGTGCCCTGCACATCCCAGGGGTCAGGCGAGTTGGTCCCATGGGGACCATACATCCTGGCCTGTACATCTGGGAGCTTCTCAGCAGTTTGGGAATCCTGCCTTGGCAGGGTTTTATCTCCAGTGAATTTGCTGGCCATAGGGAATTGCGAAGGGTTCAAGTTTGAAGCTTTACCCTTCCTTGGCTAGGACTATGACATGAGCCTTTAAACACTTTGTGAACCCTGCGTGTCAGCTCACAGTttcagcagggagcagcagtcTGCCAGAACAGATGGACGATTGTCAGCACGTGGTTTGCTGGACCCTGCCATGCCCTTTGTGCCAGGACTGATgtttggaagaggaaaaggtcCCCTTCCCTCTGAGAGAAATCCCAACCTTGCAGCTCAGTGATGGGAAGTGGGAGAAGTCAGCTGGGATGAGACAGCTGATATCCCCACAAGGGGTTGTGACACCCTATGTTCCATGTGATGCTTGCTCCATCTTTGTCAGTCCATATGTCActgactcatttttttttcagctgtgtcaTGAAAATAAGCCTTCTCTGCAACAGTAAGACCAGAAGAGGTGTAAAGCCTGAGCAGTGCTGTGCATCCTGACTCTGTCCTTTTGTGGTGTTATTTCCCAGGCTTCACACACCAGGTTTGTCCACACACTTCAAGAATTGACAGCACTGTTGATCTGGATTGccttaaagcatttttttttttttttcagtcctggcTCTCTAGTGCCAGCTGCCTTGGTTTCCTATCCTGCACCTCCCCACAGCTGCATCCAGGATCCTTTCTCGGAGCAATACAGCACTAGAGCATGGACAGTTTTCGAGCAAGACTGAGACACCTCTCTGCCACTGGGTATGTAGTGGCTGCTTTAacccctctcctttcctctgtcTTGATAGCTGTTGAATGGcctttttccactgaaaaaccTCTTTGCTAGCCAAAATCCTCCCTCAAAGGATAACTGAGGCTGCTATCGGGTGGGGGGAGACAGGGATTGCCTGGCTGGGTTTAACCCTGGGGAGAGGCAACTTCCCCCCACCAGGTTTTCTGGTCTCTGGAGAGTGGCTCCAGATGTGAAGCCTGAGAAATTATCTTCCTTCCCAAATGTTTGTTTCCATTAGACATTTAAATAGCTTTATGGGACATTTCATCCTGTCCACAGTAGCCAAATTCTTATCCTTGGAGATTTCCTCTGGCACTGGAGTTTCAGCGTGACACTGTTTTCTATGATCAGTTCTGTGTTTGTCACCCTTAAACCTGCAGATTTTGGTTTGGTCTCCTCCTAAGAGGCAGGGAGATCAGAAACTCCCACTCAACTGCCTCTTACCCACTGAACACCTTGTAATTACAGAGCTGGTCTAATGATTTCCACAGCAGCCaggagcctcctcttcctccagcatcCTCTAAATAGCCACTAAAGCTGCTTTTAGCTACTGCCAAGGAGTTGACGCCTCCGAATGACTTTGTTAcgatttttttataataaaacagTGGCTATAGAATAACAGTGCTTTCGTGTGCTTGTGTTAGAGGAGGAGCAGTCACGTTGTACTTGGCATTTGACCTTTCAAGAAATGCCTTGAACTTCCCTGTCCTGCATGCTTCCAGGGAAGAGGTCAGGTTAGCAGAGAAGCAGAGTGAGACCAGAGGTGCTCAGAGaagggcactgtaaaaactcGTGAGTGCTCACCTGGAGAAAGCCCCCTAATTAGtgcatttctctgcttcctccgCTAACACCTGGGTGCTTGTTCTTTTCACAGGATAAGAGCCCGTGTCTACTGTGAGAACTGTCTGCTCCCAGAGGTGCGCAGGACCACGGCAGACCTATGGTGGATTTACTCCAAGCCTGtcccagcaaacagcaaagaGCTGTGGACCTTGTTTCTGCAGTGTTCCTGCATTACAGCAGTGATAGGGGGCCTCTTCTACAACTGGATGTTTGCCTCCCTGGAGTACTCCTGGCATCTCTCCATTGCAACGGCCATCTCCTTCAGTCTGCTCCTTCTGCTGACCCTTTTCTTGGTGCACCCTGCCCGTTGTGTCTTCAGTATGATCATGCCTACGTTGGGTACCAAACAGGGCCGGAAACTTCTCTTGTCAACCTGCATCATGATAGTAGCGGTTAATGTAACACCCAACATCATAAGGAATATTAAAACCATACTGCAGGTCATTGAGTGCATCTGCAAGAATTCCTCTGAGAGCCTTTTGAACTCAACTGCTCTGCTACAGACAGCTTCCTGGGAGTTTGGGGATGCAATCCAAGGAACCCTTCATTCAATTAATGTTTATAGGCCTATGAATggacattttcagttttctttgtttaagaACAGCTCCTTGATCTATCAGCAAATGCACCTTGCTGGTGAGAAAATTGGGAGGGACTTTTTGGCTGCTGAGGTACTGGTCAAAGACTCTATAAGAATAGGCAACAAGCTGGTTGCTGGCTTCTCCATGTTCTATCTCTGTTTTGGGTCCACCTGGTATTTGAAAAAATACCTCACCAAACTCCACTTTGACAATTTTTATATCACCAAGGAGCTGGAGCGTTTAGCTGTGGACAGAAATGCAGCTCATCTGCTGGTGGACTCATCCAAAAACCTCATTCGACCAACAGGCCTGAAGTTGTCCCGGGAAGAAGTGATGCTGTGCCTCATGCAAGCCATGCTGCTCACCGTGGCCCTGATGGtgatgctggtggtggtggcaatGGACCACTTTGCCTTCAGCATGGCAGACACCGTGGTGAGAAAGGCAGCTCAGTTCTCTGTAGTGCCCGTCACTTTCAGCATCAAATACAGTGTAAGTACTGGGGTGCCCTGGCCTTCTCTGTGCAGGGACCCCAATGTGTGTCACACCACAGGAGGTCATGGTGGGGATCACAGCCTTTGTAGCCTTATTTACATGATCCTTAGGTgtctccccagcagccagctggatGAGCAATaggcttggggggggggaggaggtagaggcacaacctcagctgctccttccaGTGCATCAAATTGCACCATATACCCGCTCCAAATTACAGCCCCTGGGAGCGAGGAGTGGAGCAAACAGTGCCTCACGCTGCACTGACACTGCCAGCACGTGGCAGCCAGACACCCCGTATCTCTAggtcccttccccaggcagggTGGGGGACTGGGTGTCCAGCTCCCACCGCAGAGTGGGTGCAGCACAAGAGGAAGGGGGAAGCAGGATGTTTCCTCATCTTGCTGCACGGGCTCTTATTTGTTATTTAAGGAGAAGGCTCTGTTCACTGGCTTTGCTGTTACCCTGTGCAATCCCTTTCACAAACCTCTCCAGTTTCCATCTGTTTTAATATCCTTTATCTGGGCTAGTTTGAGTTTGGATTTTTTGGATTTTTAGCTTTCCTGTGCTACCGTGcagcctgcctccctccccagccctggggttCTTGGGTGCAGGTACCTGCCTGTGATGAATTTACAGTAAAATAATCAGGGCTCAGAAAAAGCTTCTAATATTCAAATACACAGCCACAAATACTGCTGCCTGGATTATGTCTTTCATTGTAAATCTCACACAGTGAATACCTGTTGTGCTCTCTGTAACAGCAGATACAAATGAT encodes the following:
- the OCSTAMP gene encoding osteoclast stimulatory transmembrane protein; this translates as MDSFRARLRHLSATGIRARVYCENCLLPEVRRTTADLWWIYSKPVPANSKELWTLFLQCSCITAVIGGLFYNWMFASLEYSWHLSIATAISFSLLLLLTLFLVHPARCVFSMIMPTLGTKQGRKLLLSTCIMIVAVNVTPNIIRNIKTILQVIECICKNSSESLLNSTALLQTASWEFGDAIQGTLHSINVYRPMNGHFQFSLFKNSSLIYQQMHLAGEKIGRDFLAAEVLVKDSIRIGNKLVAGFSMFYLCFGSTWYLKKYLTKLHFDNFYITKELERLAVDRNAAHLLVDSSKNLIRPTGLKLSREEVMLCLMQAMLLTVALMVMLVVVAMDHFAFSMADTVVRKAAQFSVVPVTFSIKYSAKIAILPYHTKLFQHSDEELPHQDFEKSYHHSLIFSSAHCKLTPPMPPNLSVLLVVGLLFCILYATVFLETYAHRLCRKIAASFFQSWEEKRVLYLYKKLCRKHKEEQNCVRN